The DNA sequence CTTTCGTCCCCAGGCGGCGGTATCGGTGGCCTTCCAGGAAGCGTGCATGCCGGCGCCCACGACCAGCAGCAGCGGCAGCATGGGAAGAATGAAGACCAGGTTGAAATACGGCGGGCCCACCGAGATCTTGCCCATGTCCAATGCGTCCAGCGCGAGCGGATAGAGCGTGCCGAATAAAACAAGCACGGTGGCCGCGCTCAGCAGGATCGTGTTGACCAGCAGCGCAGACTCACGCGACACCAGCTTGAATCCCGTCTGGGGGTTGGTGGCCGCGTTCCGGAGCGCGTACAGCAGCAGCGCGCCCCCCATCACGACCGCCAGGAACACCAGGATGAACAGCCCGCGCGCGGGGTCGCTGGCGAAGGCATGCACCGACACCAGCACGCCCGAGCGGACCAGGAAGGTGCCCAGCAGGCTCAAACCGAAGGCGGCAATCGCCAGCAGCAGCGTCGTGTTGCCGAAAAGCCCGCGTCGCTCCGTCACGGCCAGCGTGTGAATCAGCGCGGTGCCCGCCAGCCAGGGCATGAACGAAGCGTTCTCCACCGGGTCCCAGAACCACCATCCACCCCAGCCCAGCTCATAGTAGGCCCACCAGCTACCCAGTGCGATACCCACCGTGAGAAACATCCAGGCCGCGGTGGTCCACGGACGGGTCCAGCGCGCCCAGCGGCGGTCCAGCCGCCCGCTCAGCAGTGCCGCGATCGCGAAGGCGAAGGGCACGGCCATCCCCACGTAGCCCATGTAGAGCAAGGGCGGGTGAATCGCCATGGCCGGGTCCTGCAGCAGCGGGTTGAGGTCGGCGCCGTCCACCGCCGCCGGAAAGAGCCTCAGGAAAGGGTTGGAGGTGAGCAGGATGAACAGCAGAAAGCCGATGCTCACCAGCCCCAGCACGCCGAGTACCCGCGCCCTGAGCACCTGCGGGAGCGTGCGGCTGGCCAGCGCCACGGCCACCGTCCAACTGCTCAGAATGAGTTGCCAGAGAACCAGCGAACCTTCGTGCGCGCCCCAGATGGCCGCGAAACGGTACATGGCCGGCAGCTTCAGGTTCGAGTGCTGGGCCACGTACATGACGCTGAAGTCGTGGCGGAAGAAGCTGACGGCCAGCATCGCGAACGCCAGCGCGACAAACGCGAGCATCCCCAGGGCGCAGGGCCGGGCCACTTCCATCCAGCGGACATTGCCCGTATGCGCCCCCGCCAGCGGGAATACGACCAGCGCAACCGCCAGGCACAAGGCAAGCGCCAGGCTGATCTGGCCGATTTCAGGAATCATTACTTCTTGTGCCTGGTATCAGGGGCGTCAGCGGAGGGAAGCATCCGGGGGGTGGCCCCGTTCTTCCAGCATTTCCGCGACTTCCGGCGGCATGTAGTTCTCGTCGTGGCGCGCCAGTACCTCGTCGGCCTCGAACAGCCCGTCCGCGCCTACCAAGCCGTGGGCCACGACGCCCTGCCCCTCACGGAACAGGTCCGGCAGTACGCCGGCGTAGGCCACTGTAATCGTTTGATCGAGGTCGGTCACGTCGAACCGCACTTCCAGCGAACCGGGCGTGCGCCGTACGCTGCCCTGTTCGACCAGCCCGCCGACCCGCAGGCGCCGCCCTTCCGGCGCCTCGCCCGCGGCGATCTGCGTGGGCGTGTAGAAATACAGCATGTTCTGCTCGAAGGCGGTCAGCACCAGCGCCGTCGCCGCCACCAGGCAGACGAGCCCGCCGGTCATCGCCACCATCCGGCGCCGGCGCGGCGTCATGCGCGCAACTCCCAGGCGCCCTCTTCCGGTGCGACATTCAGGTGCCTGATGCGCCGGTGAACGCCGCGCAGGCGCCGGCGGGCGGTCAGCATCAACCCCGCCAGGATCGCAAACGACAGCCCCACACAGGGCCAGACGAACGCGGCGTAGCCGCCCATGGCCAGAAACTCGCTCATGCGCCCACCGCCACCACGTCGCGCACCCAGCGGGCGCCGCGCTCGCGCAACAGCACTTCCGCCCGTGCCCGGGTCAGCGTGACCGCAAGGGAAAACAGCACCGCTCCCACTATCATGACCAGCAGGGGCCAAAGCATATCCCAGGTGATTGCCGGCGCAGCCAGGCGGGAAATGGTCGGGCCCTGGTGCAGGCTGCTCCACCATTCAACCGAGAACTTGATGATCGGCAGGTTCACGACGCCCACCACCGCGAGAATGCCGGCCGCGCGGTCCGCGGTCGAACGCTCTTCCAGCGAGGCGTGCAGCAGCATGTAGCCCAGGTAGAGGAAGAACATCACCAGCACCGAGGTCAGCCGGGCGTCGCCCCAGCTCCAGTAGGCGCCCCACATCGGCTTGCCCCAGAGCATGCCGGTGGCCAGCGCAAGACCGGTAAACGCCAGACCCACAGGCGCCGCGGCCGCGGAGATGGCGTAGGCCAGCTTCATCCGCCAGACGAGTCCAATGGCCGAGCCGATTGCCATCAGCGCATAGAGCTGCATGGCCAGGTAGGCGGCGGGAACGTGGAAGTAGATGATGCGGTAGGCATCGCCCTGCTGGTAGTCCGGCGGCGCAAGCAGCAATCCGCCGAAAGCGCCGACCGCGATGGCCGCAAGCCCGGAGCAGAGCATCCAGGGCTCGATGCGCCCCGCGATCCGGTAGAAATGGGGCGGCGAAGCCAGCTTGTGCAGCCAGTTGGGAAGTCGCATCTTGGGCAGCCAGACGTGATCAGGAGCAGGCGAAGTTCAGCCCTTTATTTTAGCCTGTAGCGTGGGTGGGAGGGCGTCCCGTCCTCCACGTAGGCAGGACGCCTTCGCTCCCGGTGTGGAAGGCGGGACCCCCTCCCCCCAATTCAGTTTGCCGTCGCGCGGAGCGCAGCGCCCGCGGCCCACGGCAACAGCCCCACGGCCACCAGCAGAAAGGCCCCCAGCATCATCAGAGGCGCTCCTGCCGGCAGTCCGTCCAACGCCAGCTCCGTTCCGCGCACGCCGAATAGCAGGACCGGCAATGCCAGCGGCAGGACCAGCAGCGCCAGCAGACCCACGCCGCGGCGCAGTCCCGCGGTCAGGGCGGCGGCCACGGTCGCCAGCAGAATCAGCGCCGGCGTCCCCAGCGCCAGCGTCGCCGGAAGGACCAGCAGCGCCGTTCCTTCCATGCCGTAACTGGCGGCCAGCAACGGCGAAAGAAGAACCAGCGGCAGTCCGAAAACGCACCAGTTGGCGCCCGCCTTGGCCAGCGCCAGCCAGGCCGGATCGACCGCGCTCAGGAGCATCAGGTCCAGCGTCCCGTCGTCGCGGTCCGGCTGGAACAATAGCGGCATGGAGAGCAGCATCGAGAGAAAGGCCACCACCCAGATCACGCCGGCGCCCCATTGCGCAAGCAGCTCCGGCTCCAGTCCCGCGACGATCGAAAAGAGAGACGTGGAGATAAGGAAAAAAGTAATATTTATAATGATATGTATCCACTTCTTGAAGTAGATCAAGAACTCATGCTGCAGCACGGTCAGCCAGATGCTCATCTGCTGACCCCAAGAAACAACTGCGCGACCGGCCCCGGGAAATCCCAATCCAGACGGTGCCCAGCCAGCACCGCACAGCCGCCACCCTCAAGATGCGAACCGAGTTCCTGCTGCAGCCACTCCCTGCCCTGCGCATCCAGGTTGGCGTCCGGCTCGTCCAGCAACCACAGCGGCGGCCCAGCCCCGATCAGACCTGCCAGCGCCAATCGCCGGCGCTGGCCATACGACAGTTGCGAAGCAGCCCGCTCCTCCAGACCGCTCAAACCTGCCTTTTCGAGCAGTTGGTCCTCCCTTCCCGTCGAACCAGCAAGCCTCAGCGTAAAGGCCAGGTTACGGCGCACGCTCAACTCTCCCTTGACGCCGTCCTTGTGACCCAGCCATCCCAGGCTGCTCAGATAGCGCGCGGGATCGCTCCTGAACGCGACACCGTTCAGCTCGACGGTTCCCGATTCCAGCGGCAGCAGGCCGGCCAGGGACCGCAACAGCGAGGTCTTGCCTGAACCGTTCGGTCCCTTCAGCAGCAACAGCGCACCCGGCGCCAGGCTGAAGGACAGTTCGTGGAAGAGGCGCCGTTCCCCGCGCCAGAGAGTCAGCCCCTGCGCCGCAAGCATCGTGACTTCTAGCCGATTCTCACCAGCAGTTTGCCGAAATGCTCGCCCCGGGTGATCGAACCGATGGCCTCCGGGCCTTCCGGCAGAGAATACTCGCGGTCGATCACGGCGGAGATGCCGTGCTTGACCAGGTGTGCGTTCAACGCCCGGTGGTCGTCGCGGGCGCCCACCGTAATCCCGTGAATGCCGGCGCACTTTCCGATCAGGGCCATGGCGCTCAACTCGGCGCTCACGCCGCCCAGCGCGCCCAGAACCCCGATCGAGCCGCCAAGTCCCAGGGCCTGCAGCGACTGGCCCAACGTGCCCATGCCGCCGGTCTCCACCACCACGTCCACGCCGCCCCCGGCGCGCTGGAAGGCTTCCGCTCCCCATTCGGGTGTCTGCTTGTAGTTGATCGTTTCATCCGCGCCCAATTCCCTGGCCCGCTCCAGCTTCTCGTCGCTTGAAGAGGTGATGACCGCGGTCGCACCGAAGGCCTTTGCGATCTGCAGGGCAAAGATGGAAACCCCGCCGGTGCCCAGCATCAGCACCTTGGAGCCCGGCCCCACCGGGCCGCCGCAATGCAGCGCGGTCCATGCCGTAACGCCCGCGCAGGCCAGCGATGCCGCCGTTTCCATGGTCATTTCGTCGGGCACGGCCAGCAATGCCGATTCCGGAAACACGCCCAATTCGGTGAGCGCCCCCGGCGCCTCGCATCCGGTGGTGCGGGTGCGCACACCGGGCCGCACCGGCTGGGACTCCCAGTCCTGCCAGAACACCGTCATGACACGGTCGCCCGGCTCAAACTCCATGACTTCCGAGCCGACCGACTCCACCACCCCTGCCCCGTCGGACAGCGGAATCAGCGGGTATTCCTTGCCGCCGCCGTAGATGCCGGCGCAGATCATGAAATCCCGGTAGTTGATCGCAGCCGCCTGCATCC is a window from the Gammaproteobacteria bacterium genome containing:
- a CDS encoding heme exporter protein CcmB, translated to MSIWLTVLQHEFLIYFKKWIHIIINITFFLISTSLFSIVAGLEPELLAQWGAGVIWVVAFLSMLLSMPLLFQPDRDDGTLDLMLLSAVDPAWLALAKAGANWCVFGLPLVLLSPLLAASYGMEGTALLVLPATLALGTPALILLATVAAALTAGLRRGVGLLALLVLPLALPVLLFGVRGTELALDGLPAGAPLMMLGAFLLVAVGLLPWAAGAALRATAN
- a CDS encoding NAD(P)-dependent alcohol dehydrogenase; its protein translation is MQCVQLTASGLENLEVVSGAAPEPGPGEVRVRMQAAAINYRDFMICAGIYGGGKEYPLIPLSDGAGVVESVGSEVMEFEPGDRVMTVFWQDWESQPVRPGVRTRTTGCEAPGALTELGVFPESALLAVPDEMTMETAASLACAGVTAWTALHCGGPVGPGSKVLMLGTGGVSIFALQIAKAFGATAVITSSSDEKLERARELGADETINYKQTPEWGAEAFQRAGGGVDVVVETGGMGTLGQSLQALGLGGSIGVLGALGGVSAELSAMALIGKCAGIHGITVGARDDHRALNAHLVKHGISAVIDREYSLPEGPEAIGSITRGEHFGKLLVRIG
- the ccmE gene encoding cytochrome c maturation protein CcmE → MTPRRRRMVAMTGGLVCLVAATALVLTAFEQNMLYFYTPTQIAAGEAPEGRRLRVGGLVEQGSVRRTPGSLEVRFDVTDLDQTITVAYAGVLPDLFREGQGVVAHGLVGADGLFEADEVLARHDENYMPPEVAEMLEERGHPPDASLR
- a CDS encoding heme lyase CcmF/NrfE family subunit, translated to MIPEIGQISLALALCLAVALVVFPLAGAHTGNVRWMEVARPCALGMLAFVALAFAMLAVSFFRHDFSVMYVAQHSNLKLPAMYRFAAIWGAHEGSLVLWQLILSSWTVAVALASRTLPQVLRARVLGVLGLVSIGFLLFILLTSNPFLRLFPAAVDGADLNPLLQDPAMAIHPPLLYMGYVGMAVPFAFAIAALLSGRLDRRWARWTRPWTTAAWMFLTVGIALGSWWAYYELGWGGWWFWDPVENASFMPWLAGTALIHTLAVTERRGLFGNTTLLLAIAAFGLSLLGTFLVRSGVLVSVHAFASDPARGLFILVFLAVVMGGALLLYALRNAATNPQTGFKLVSRESALLVNTILLSAATVLVLFGTLYPLALDALDMGKISVGPPYFNLVFILPMLPLLLVVGAGMHASWKATDTAAWGRKLRAPAAVAVLAGIVLSVAAYGFAGLLTGIGILIAVWVIASALRDPMAWLLRRGPKPSRSSWGMQVAHCGLGVTTLGIVVVSAWGVETDRSLELGESLEVSGYEFQLDRIEDVQGPNYQAAQGVVNVSRDGRPVTTLYPQKRVYEVQQSPMTEAGIDAGWRHDLFVALGEPLGEEAWSVRVQVKPLVRFIWLGALIMGLGGLLALSDRRYRVAAPKEDES
- a CDS encoding heme ABC transporter permease, which translates into the protein MRLPNWLHKLASPPHFYRIAGRIEPWMLCSGLAAIAVGAFGGLLLAPPDYQQGDAYRIIYFHVPAAYLAMQLYALMAIGSAIGLVWRMKLAYAISAAAAPVGLAFTGLALATGMLWGKPMWGAYWSWGDARLTSVLVMFFLYLGYMLLHASLEERSTADRAAGILAVVGVVNLPIIKFSVEWWSSLHQGPTISRLAAPAITWDMLWPLLVMIVGAVLFSLAVTLTRARAEVLLRERGARWVRDVVAVGA
- the ccmD gene encoding heme exporter protein CcmD, yielding MSEFLAMGGYAAFVWPCVGLSFAILAGLMLTARRRLRGVHRRIRHLNVAPEEGAWELRA
- the ccmA gene encoding heme ABC exporter ATP-binding protein CcmA, translating into MLAAQGLTLWRGERRLFHELSFSLAPGALLLLKGPNGSGKTSLLRSLAGLLPLESGTVELNGVAFRSDPARYLSSLGWLGHKDGVKGELSVRRNLAFTLRLAGSTGREDQLLEKAGLSGLEERAASQLSYGQRRRLALAGLIGAGPPLWLLDEPDANLDAQGREWLQQELGSHLEGGGCAVLAGHRLDWDFPGPVAQLFLGVSR